In Spirochaetae bacterium HGW-Spirochaetae-1, the genomic stretch GAGAGGTGCCTAAAAAAGGTGGAGGCACGTGGCCCAAAAAAGTCTATCGGAAAGAAGTTGATAATCCAGGTGTTGAAATCAAACGGCTTTATCTCGATGAAATGCACAATCCTTACGAGGGAGGCGACCAGGTAGAGATGTTGAGGAAAGCTGCTGGAAAAACCTTCTTTCGCCCCTGGATGAAACAGCGGAACAGTATGGAAATGGCCGGCGAGTGGACCGAGGAAGAACTCGCAGACGACTCCACCGACACGGTGATCGACCAGGCAATAGGACGCGCAAAGGAGCAGGTGCGGCCCGATAGTGCGCGGGAACCGGCCCTAAAACAACAGGAAGGTATCAAGGACGCGGAATTCGAGGTCGAGGAACCAGAGGCTCCACAGCCGCCATCGCCCGGAAAATTTGACGGGAGGTGATACATGCAAGCCCTGAGAAGTCGGGGCTTCTTTATTGCCAGCCTGCGGATTTCGCGTCCGCAGGTCACTCAAATTGTGAGAAAATAGCGATTCAAGACTGTAAGAAGAACTGTGAGAACAAATACAAAACAATGAAAGACAATGGTTTTGAATATTGACAATAATAAAATCTTTCTTCTTTATTATTAAACAACCATGACGCATAAAAACGGCTTAATGAGAGAAAATCAAAAAAAAGTCCAACTTCGAATCCGCAGGTCGGGGGTTCGAATCCCTCCGGGCGCGAAAGTCGGGACATGTCCGAAGTGGAGACCCCTCAGGGGTAGGAACAAAAGGCAGGTCCTTATATTCTAAAACGTCATAGACGTGGTGAAACGGGGGTATCCAACTGTGTTGTACCCCCTTTTTTATTGTTTCAAAACAGAATAATTAACCATTTCTCCGGTTTTTTCATCCCATAAATAAAGAAAAAGAGATCTGAAGCCTGCGAACAGAGTGACTGGAATGATTTTCTGCAGCTCCGGTATGTCATTATAACACTGTCTCAGCCTGTAATTAGGTATTCTCGGTTTCAGGTGATGTATGTGGTGATATCCGATGCTGCCGGAGAACCACCGAAGAACAGCCGGCAGCCTGTAAAATGAACTTCCTTTCATGGCCGCTTTAACAGGATCCCAGTCACCGGAGTGAGACCAGTATACTTTTTTAAATTGATGCTGAATAAAGAAGAGCCACATTCCGAAAATGCTTGCCAGGGTAATAACGGGCAGGAATACCTTTATGTACGCGGTAACACCCACGGTAAAATAGGCTGCCGTTATAATCAGGGCTATCATTGCATTCGTGAAGATTATACTCATGAGATCTTTTTTCCTCATTCCTTTATGAGGAAGTCTGTATATGATCAGGAAGAGAAACACCGGTGCTATCCCGAAGAGGAAAATCGGATTCCTGAAAATCCTGTATTGAATCTTGACCCACGTTGAAGCTTTACGGTATTCATCTACAGTCATTGTCCATATGTCCCCGGTTCCCCTTTTGTCAAGATTGGAAACGGAGGCGTGATGGATGCCGTGGGACCTCTGCCAGTCGTAGAACGGAGTGAAGGTGATTATACCGCAGATTGTCCCTGTAATGGAGCAGGCGCGTGAACTCTTATAATAAGAGTTATGGCTGCAGTCGTGGAGGAATATGAATATCCGTACTTGAAATCCTGCGGCCGGCAGTGAAAGCAGCAGTAGTGTCCAATAGGGATAGTCCATTATGACCAGGGCAAACATTGCAGCAATGATGGCAAAATATAAGGTGAAAGTAACTAATAACTGGAGATTGGATTTTTTGTTATCGGCCCCTTCATAATGTTTTATCAAAGAGAGCCATTCGCGCTCTTCCATGCATGCCATCCTCATTGTTTTTATATATAAATAAAGATATCACATGATAAAGTCGAAAACATTCCTACTATCGTTTTTCCATGAAATTTTATAAAAAAAGTAATAAAAATAATCACACCAATTGTCCAATTTTAAAAGAAATTTAAAGACGAAAAGAATGAAAATTGAGAATGGATAATTTAAATTCAAAAAATTGACAAAATCTATATTGTGTATTATAATTGATATATAAAAAAGAAATTCCGTATATACAGAATTTCATCGTGATCTTGAGTATTAAAAGGAGGTTGCAATGGCGGTTTTCAAGGTTTTTCAACCGGGAATCAATGTAAATGGTGCTTCGATCATGTCTGTAATCAAAGGCATGGGAGCCTTTGCGAAATCCGCTCAGGATATTCTCAAGGATGCGGGATTATCGGTTGTAAAAGATGATCCCGATTCCTGGTATCCCCAGCAAAGCTGGCTCGATGCGTTCAAGGTCCTTTCAGAGAAGACAGGGCAGAAAACGTTATATGCGATTGGTCTTAAAATTCCCGAATCGGCGCAATTTCCTCCCCAGATAGATTCCGTTGAAAAAGCCCTTGATTCAATTGACATTGCCTATCACATGAATCATAAAAATGCCGCGGGCCAGGTCATGTTCGATCCCCAGACGGGGAAACTTATAGAAGGCATTGGCCATTACCGTTTTCAGCCCGGCAGCGAACCGGGGAAGGGGATTATGATATGCGAAAATCCCTATCCCGATGAATTTGACCGGGGCATTATTTTCGCCATGGCAAAAAGGTTCGCACCGGGCGGTTTCGTTAAGGTGGATTATGACGAATCTAAACCCACCAGGACAAAAGGATCGAATTCGACCGTTTTTATCGTTACCTGGAAATAGTCATGTGTATCCGGTGATATTTTTTTCCAGAATGACCGTTGTATTATATTTATTCTTGATTTAATTCCTCATTTTTTTATACATGTCCAGTCCATCCAGTTGCATGGGCCCAGTCAAAATCTGTAGAGCCGCACAGGTAATGGCGGTTTTCCGTGAGGAAGGCAGAGATGTTCCTGTCACACGGCAATATCCCGGGAGGTGCAATTATGATTAAAAAGGAATTTCTCGACCGCTGGACCATCCAGGATTCCGCTGACCTGTACGGTATTAAAAACTGGGGAGCGGGATACTTTGATATATCCGACACCGGGAATGTGGTCGTCACTCCCTTCAAAGATAAGCATATCTCAGTGAGCCTGAAGAATGTAATCCAGGGGATTCTGGATCGTGGGCTTGATATGCCTGTCCTGCTGCGAATTGAAAATCTTCTCGATGCCCAGATATGCAATCTCCATGCAAGCTTCAATCAGGCCATAGCGACTTTTGGATACAAGGGGAAATATCGCGGCGTGTATCCAATCAAGGTTAACCAGCAGGCCCAGGTCCTGGAGGCCATTACGCGTTTCGGTTCCAAGTACCATCACGGTCTTGAGGCGGGCAGTAAGGCTGAACTCATTGCCGCTATCTCCATGATACAGGATTCCGAATCGGTTATCATCTGTAATGGCTACAAAGATGAGGAGTTCATCGATCTGGGACTCTGGGCGACAAAAATGGGGATAAGGACATTTTTCGTGCTGGAGATGCCCAGTGAGCTTCCCCTGATTTTGGAGCGATCCGAGGCCCTGGGGGTCAGTCCGCTCGTGGGCGTGCGGCTGAAACTGTCATCGAAGGCCGGCGGGCACTGGAGTGATTCGGGAGGAGACAGGAGTATTTTCGGTCTTAATACGACCCAGCTTATCGATGTGGTGGACAAGCTCAAAGAAAAGAACATGCTGGGATGTCTCCAGCTTCTTCATTATCACCTGGGGTCACAGATCCCCAATATCCGCGATATCCGTTCCGCCGTTGTTGAGGCCTGCAGGATATATGTGGGCCTTGTCGATGAAGGGGCGCCCATGGGATACCTGGACCTGGGTGGCGGCCTTGCCGTGGATTATGACGGGTCGAAGACCAATTACAAGAACAGTATGAATTACTCTCTCGATGAATACTGCGCCGACGTTATCGAAGTTATCATGACAACCCTGGACGAGGATGATAGGGTTGTTCCTCATCCCACCATCATAACCGAGTCGGGCCGGGCAACCGTGGCATACTACTCGGTGCTGCTTTTCAATGTTCTTGATGAGACCCGGTTTGAGGCGCTGCCTCTTCCCGCGGATATAAAAGAAGACTCCCACGAACTTATCAGCAACCTGTTATATTCGCTCAAAACCGTATCGACTAAAAATATCCAGGAGTGTTTCAATGACGCGCTCTACTACCGTGATGAAATACGGCAGGTTTTCAAGCACGGCGGTATCAGCCTTCGTGAACGGTCCTTTGCCGAAAATATTTTTTGGAACATCATTAATGCCATTGCAAAGGAAAAAGAAAAAGTAAAACAGGTGCCCGTGGCCCTGGAAGGGATCGACGGCGCCATTGCCGATATATACTACTGCAATTTCAGCGTCTTCCAGTCTCTCCCCGATTCCTGGGCCATCGGACACATTTTTCCCATCATGCCGGTGCACCGCCTCAGCGAAGCCCCGGGACGAAATACAATATTGGCCGACATTACCTGCGATTGCGACGGGAAAATAGACCGCTTCATCAGCATGAACGAAATGAATGACACGCTGCCTCTCCATGAGCTGAAAAACAACGAGGAATACTACCTGGGAGTTTTTCTCGTGGGTGCTTACCAGGAGACCCTTGGCGACCTGCACAACCTTCTCGGCGACACCAACGTGGTGAGTATCCGTATAAATGAGAACGGTGAGTATGATTTTGTCAGCGAGATGGAGGGAGACTCCGTGGCCGATGTTCTTTCCTACGTGGAGTACAATCCTAAAATACTTATTGAACAGTTCAGGGAGAAGGCTGAGAAAGCGGTACGTGAAGGGAAAATTGACGTATCGGAGCGAAGAAAAATAATGAAGGCCTATGAGTCAGGTCTGAGCGGATATACCTACTTTGAAAGATAATCAGGGACTTTAAAAACAAGGAGGCAAGATATGTCCAGAGTTATGATCATAGGTGCCGGTGGAGTGGGACAGGTCGTGGCGTACAAATGTGCCCAGGTTCCAGAAGTATTCACGGATATTATGCTGGCCAGCAGGACAAAGTCGAAATGCGACCGCATCGCGCAGCAGCTGCCGAGACCAATTGAAACGGCCGGGGTTGATGCCGACAACGTGCCTGAGCTGGTGAAACTCATTAAAAAGTTCAAACCCGATATGATCATAAATGTGGCGCTTCCATACCAGGATCTTCACATCATGGACGCGTGCCTGGAAACCGGTGTAGATTATCTCGATACGGCCAATTATGAACCTGTCGATGAGGCCCGATTCTGCTACCAGTGGCAGTGGGACTACCAGGAGAGGTTTAAAGAGAGGGGGATAATGGCTCTCCTGGGAAGCGGTTTTGATCCCGGCGTCACCAATGTCTTTACTGCCTGGGCGAAGAAGCATCATTTCGATGAAATGCGCGAACTCGATATTATCGACTGCAATGCCGGAGACCACGGCCAGCCCTTCGCCACTAATTTCAATCCTGAAATCAATATCCGCGAGGTGACCGCCAGGGGAAGATTCTATGAAAAAGGTAAATGGGTTGAAACCGATCCCCTGTCAGTTTCCAGAATGTACGATTTTCCCGAGGGAATTGGTGACAAAAAGATATATCTTCTGTATCATGAAGAACTGGAATCCCTGGTGAAACATTTTCCCGAGATACAGAAAGCACGGTTCTGGATGACCTTCTCCGACAATTACCTGAAACACCTGGAGGTTCTTCAGAACGTGGGTATGACAGGTATCGAACCGGTGAAGTACCAGGGAGTTGATATTGTGCCGCTGCAGTTCCTGAAAGCCCTTCTGCCTGATCCGGCATCGCTGGGACCTTTGACAAAGGGGAAAACCTGTATAGGCAATCACATAACGGGAACAAAGGGTGGGAAGCAAAGGGAGTATTATATTTATAATATATCCGATCATGAAGAGTGCTACCGCGAGGTTAAATCCCAGGCCATCTCTTACACCACGGGTGTACCGGCCATGATAGGTGCCATGATGATGCTCACGGGAAAATGGCGTGGCAAGGGGGTTTTTAACATGGAGCAGTTCGATCCTGACCCATTCATGGAAAAACTGAATGTACATGGACTGCCATGGAAAGAGATTTTTCTGTAAAGCTCGAAATGGGGCTGGTCCCCACGCCCTGCTTCATAGTGTCCAGGGAGGCGCTGGAGGAGAATCTGAAAATCATTAACGGAGTGCAGAAGGCGACGGGCTGTAAAATTCTTCTGGCACTGAAGGGTTTTTCCATGTTCAGCGTTTTTCCCCTGGTTGCAGCGTATCTTCACGGCGTATGCGCCAGCTCACCTCATGAGGCCCGCCTGGGCCGGGAGGAATTCCGCCGAGAGGTTCATTCCTTTGCCGCGGCCTACAGTGAAAGTGACTTCCATGAATTTCTGGAACTTTCGGATCACATCGTTTTCAATTCATTTTCCCAGTACCATCACTTTAAACCGCTCATGATGGACAACCTGGACAGAGTTTCTTTCGGTCTCCGGGTAAACCCTGAGCACTCCGAAGCCCCGGTACCTCTCTATGATCCCTGCGCTCCGCGATCACGCCTGGGTGTCCGCCGCTCCGCTTTTAAGAGCGAAGACCTGGAAGGAATTTCAGGGCTCCATTTTCATACCCTGTGTGAGCAGAATGCCGATGCACTTGAACGGACCGTGAAGGCCTTCGAGGATAAATTTGGCGACCTGATACTATCCATGAAATGGGTCAATTTCGGCGGGGGGCACCACATTACCAGGGAGGATTATGACATAGATCTTCTCTGCCGTATAATACATGATTTCAAGCAGAAATATAATGTGGATGTATACCTGGAGCCGGGCGAGGCCGTAGCGCTCAACACGGGCGTCCTGGTGGCATCTGTACTGGATATAATCAATAATGACATGGACATAGCCATTCTGGATACATCGGCGGCGGCCCATATGCCCGACGTGCTGGAAATGCCCTACAGGCCCTCTATTTCAGGAGCGGGAAAGCCCGGTGATTTTCCTTATACCTATCGATTGGGAGGAATATCCTGCCTGGCCGGCGATATCATCGGTGATTACTCATTCCCGGAGCCGCTGAAGCCCGGCGATAAAATTGTATTTCTTGACATGGCCCATTATACCATGGTAAAGACCAATACCTTTAACGGGATACAACTGCCTTCCATTGCCATTTTCAGTGAAGCCGACAATGAACTGACTATTGTTAAACGATTCGGCTACGGGGATTTCAGGAGCAGACTTTCATGAAAATTTTAGAATATATTAACAGTAAAAAAAGTCATCAGGGATTCCTTCAATCGGAACTGGGCTTTCAGAAAGCCGAAAAATCGCTTTTTCATGTAATACCGGCTCCCCTGGAGAGGACTGTTTCCTATGGAGGGGGAACAGCGGCCGGACCTGCAGCTATATTGCGTGCGTCACAGCAGTTGGAGCTCTATGACGGTTTCAGCGTGCCCGGGGAAAAAGGAATATATACGACTCCGCAAATATCATGCCATGGCAAAGTGAGAGTGGTACTGGACCGAATTAAAAATGCCGTTTCAGCGTCTCTATCCATGGGCAGTATCCCCGTTTTGCTGGGCGGGGAACATACCGTGACACTGGGAGGGGTGGAGGCTTTGAAGGAACACGCCGGGTCCGTGGGAGTTGTTCAGTTTGATGCCCATGCCGATCTGCGGGAGAGCTATGAAGGAGATCCTTTCAGTCATGCCTGTGTCATGAAAAGAGTGCTGGATTTGGGAGTCCCCTTTTATCAGATCGGCGTGCGCAGTCTTTCACCCGGCGAGGTGGTCCTGAGGAAAGAAAAGGGAATATCTCATTGTGACGCCGCTGAACTGACAGCTTCAGGGAACGGGGCAATCGTCCTTCCTCCCGACTTGCCGGAAAAGTTATATCTCACCTTTGACATTGACGCTCTTACTCCCGCCATAATGCCTTCAACGGGAACACCGGAACCGGGAGGGCTGGAGTGGTACCAGACCATGGATATTCTTGCCCGTATTATAAGTGACCGCCGCGTCATGGCCTTCGATGTAGTTGAACTGGCGCCGCACAGGGGACTCCACGCCCCGGATTTTACCGCTGCCAGGCTCATCTATAATATAATGGGCATGATAGCTCGCCGGGATTATTGAATAAAGTATTCTCCCCTAGGTGGTGAGATACTGCTCCTTCTTCTTCCTGAATTCTTTTTTCGTGATAATTCCCTTCATCATCAGCTCATGCAGCTTTTCAATTTCGACTGCCGTATCGGTTCCGTGACCGATTAATTTTGTTGTTGTATCGTCCCCTTCTTCTGTTTCTTCGATTGTTTGAATTTTAAAAAAACCTGTTACGGTCTGGAGCTGTAATGCATGACTTTTCAGGAGTTCCGAAGTGGAGGCGAGTTCTTCTGAAGCAGAAGCGGTGCTCTGGGTTATTTCGTTGAGCTGCTCCATGGCCTTGTTGATCTGGGAGACACCGTCATCCTGCTGCTTCGAGGCCTCGGTTATATCCTGCACCAGGTCTGAAGTCCTGATGATATCGGGGATGATCTCGTCGAGAAATTTACCGGCCCGTTCAGCAATGGCCACGCTTTTTCCTGCAAGATCTCCGATTTCCTTGGCCGCTGCCTGGCTTCGTTCCGCAAGCTTGCGCACTTCTCCGGCCACAACGGCGAAGCCCTTGCCGTGTTCACCGGCACGGGCCGCTTCGATGGCAGCATTCAGCGCCAGAAGGTTCGTCTGGTATGCGATCTCCTCTATGACAGTGATCTTGTCAGCGATCATATTCATGGCAGCAACGGTTTCATAGACGGCCTTGCCGCCTTCTTCTGCCTGCTTCGATGTTTTCCGTGCTATATCGTCGGTTATGCGGGCATTTTCAGCGTTCTGGGTTATGGTCGCCCCCATTTCCTCCATTGAAGACGAGACTTCTTCAACGTTGGCTGCCTGTTCATTGGCACTTTCACTGAGGGAAATGGACGTGGAGTTGATTTCTCCCGAGGAAAGAGCCAGGCTTTGCGAGCTTACAATAATTTTTTTTATAACATCGGAAAGTTTGACCTGCATGTCGCGCAGTGCTCCTGTGAGCCTGCCTGTCTCGTCATTGCTGAGAACAGTCAGTCTGGCAGTCAGGTCTCCGGCGGCAATGCCCTGGGCGAACTCAAGCCCTTCCTTGATGGGATTGACAATTTTACGCGTCGTGACAATAATCAAGGAGAAGAAAAGAGCGACAATAAGACCCATGATAATGAAAATTTTGAAATAAAGGGAGGCTATCTGATCTTCTACATCCTTAATATAGATCCCCGTTCCAACTATCCAGCCCCAGGCCTCATAAGATTTGACATAGGAAATTTTAGGTACAATTTTATCCTTGTTGTCTTTCCATTGCCACATGTAATCAACGAACCCTTGTCCGCTATTCTTGCATACCTTTGCCATTTCAACAAAGAGGGCTTTACCGTTGGGGTCCTTATAGTTGGATACATTTTTTCTTTCCAGGTCCTTCCGGAAAGGATGCATGATTATTTTTGGTTCGAAATCGTTTATCCATAGATAATCTTTCATTTCAGTCCCGTAACGTACATCCCTGACCAGGTTTTTTGCCAGCGTCTGGGCGGCATAGCGGGAAATCCGGTTCATTTTATAATCATTATCGAGTTTTTGAATGATGCTTATACTGACATCAACAATCTGCCTGATGGAGGTACGTTTTTCTTCTATCAGCTGTTTTTTCATCATGGGAATAAAATAGCCTGTCATGAGTGTAATAAAGATAATAATAATCAGGATTCCCGGCACAAGTATCTTCTGTGTAAGAGAAAAGTTTTTCCATGAAATGGACATTGGTGCCTCCTCGAAATATATGTTTATATAAAGTGCAGGTTGTTTTATTATATGCTAATGTTGGAAAAATACAAATATTTTTTTCCGGCATATTGACAAATTTCATCTGATCAATATATTGCCCTATAATGTTCTGAGAGCAGTATTTTTTTTTTCTTGATTTTTATAGTAAATGCAGCTATAAATAAATAATTAAAAAATAGCAGGAAAGGCGCAACTAGACTATGAATATAAAAAAAAGAGAAATTGAGGATTACCTTGTTTTTGATCTGCTGGAAGATATTACCTATGATAATGCAAAGGAACTGGATTCCTTTATAATC encodes the following:
- a CDS encoding fatty acid desaturase, with translation MRMACMEEREWLSLIKHYEGADNKKSNLQLLVTFTLYFAIIAAMFALVIMDYPYWTLLLLSLPAAGFQVRIFIFLHDCSHNSYYKSSRACSITGTICGIITFTPFYDWQRSHGIHHASVSNLDKRGTGDIWTMTVDEYRKASTWVKIQYRIFRNPIFLFGIAPVFLFLIIYRLPHKGMRKKDLMSIIFTNAMIALIITAAYFTVGVTAYIKVFLPVITLASIFGMWLFFIQHQFKKVYWSHSGDWDPVKAAMKGSSFYRLPAVLRWFSGSIGYHHIHHLKPRIPNYRLRQCYNDIPELQKIIPVTLFAGFRSLFLYLWDEKTGEMVNYSVLKQ
- a CDS encoding arginine decarboxylase; protein product: MIKKEFLDRWTIQDSADLYGIKNWGAGYFDISDTGNVVVTPFKDKHISVSLKNVIQGILDRGLDMPVLLRIENLLDAQICNLHASFNQAIATFGYKGKYRGVYPIKVNQQAQVLEAITRFGSKYHHGLEAGSKAELIAAISMIQDSESVIICNGYKDEEFIDLGLWATKMGIRTFFVLEMPSELPLILERSEALGVSPLVGVRLKLSSKAGGHWSDSGGDRSIFGLNTTQLIDVVDKLKEKNMLGCLQLLHYHLGSQIPNIRDIRSAVVEACRIYVGLVDEGAPMGYLDLGGGLAVDYDGSKTNYKNSMNYSLDEYCADVIEVIMTTLDEDDRVVPHPTIITESGRATVAYYSVLLFNVLDETRFEALPLPADIKEDSHELISNLLYSLKTVSTKNIQECFNDALYYRDEIRQVFKHGGISLRERSFAENIFWNIINAIAKEKEKVKQVPVALEGIDGAIADIYYCNFSVFQSLPDSWAIGHIFPIMPVHRLSEAPGRNTILADITCDCDGKIDRFISMNEMNDTLPLHELKNNEEYYLGVFLVGAYQETLGDLHNLLGDTNVVSIRINENGEYDFVSEMEGDSVADVLSYVEYNPKILIEQFREKAEKAVREGKIDVSERRKIMKAYESGLSGYTYFER
- a CDS encoding saccharopine dehydrogenase encodes the protein MSRVMIIGAGGVGQVVAYKCAQVPEVFTDIMLASRTKSKCDRIAQQLPRPIETAGVDADNVPELVKLIKKFKPDMIINVALPYQDLHIMDACLETGVDYLDTANYEPVDEARFCYQWQWDYQERFKERGIMALLGSGFDPGVTNVFTAWAKKHHFDEMRELDIIDCNAGDHGQPFATNFNPEINIREVTARGRFYEKGKWVETDPLSVSRMYDFPEGIGDKKIYLLYHEELESLVKHFPEIQKARFWMTFSDNYLKHLEVLQNVGMTGIEPVKYQGVDIVPLQFLKALLPDPASLGPLTKGKTCIGNHITGTKGGKQREYYIYNISDHEECYREVKSQAISYTTGVPAMIGAMMMLTGKWRGKGVFNMEQFDPDPFMEKLNVHGLPWKEIFL
- the nspC gene encoding carboxynorspermidine decarboxylase codes for the protein MERDFSVKLEMGLVPTPCFIVSREALEENLKIINGVQKATGCKILLALKGFSMFSVFPLVAAYLHGVCASSPHEARLGREEFRREVHSFAAAYSESDFHEFLELSDHIVFNSFSQYHHFKPLMMDNLDRVSFGLRVNPEHSEAPVPLYDPCAPRSRLGVRRSAFKSEDLEGISGLHFHTLCEQNADALERTVKAFEDKFGDLILSMKWVNFGGGHHITREDYDIDLLCRIIHDFKQKYNVDVYLEPGEAVALNTGVLVASVLDIINNDMDIAILDTSAAAHMPDVLEMPYRPSISGAGKPGDFPYTYRLGGISCLAGDIIGDYSFPEPLKPGDKIVFLDMAHYTMVKTNTFNGIQLPSIAIFSEADNELTIVKRFGYGDFRSRLS
- the speB gene encoding agmatinase, coding for MKILEYINSKKSHQGFLQSELGFQKAEKSLFHVIPAPLERTVSYGGGTAAGPAAILRASQQLELYDGFSVPGEKGIYTTPQISCHGKVRVVLDRIKNAVSASLSMGSIPVLLGGEHTVTLGGVEALKEHAGSVGVVQFDAHADLRESYEGDPFSHACVMKRVLDLGVPFYQIGVRSLSPGEVVLRKEKGISHCDAAELTASGNGAIVLPPDLPEKLYLTFDIDALTPAIMPSTGTPEPGGLEWYQTMDILARIISDRRVMAFDVVELAPHRGLHAPDFTAARLIYNIMGMIARRDY
- a CDS encoding chemotaxis protein, which encodes MSISWKNFSLTQKILVPGILIIIIFITLMTGYFIPMMKKQLIEEKRTSIRQIVDVSISIIQKLDNDYKMNRISRYAAQTLAKNLVRDVRYGTEMKDYLWINDFEPKIIMHPFRKDLERKNVSNYKDPNGKALFVEMAKVCKNSGQGFVDYMWQWKDNKDKIVPKISYVKSYEAWGWIVGTGIYIKDVEDQIASLYFKIFIIMGLIVALFFSLIIVTTRKIVNPIKEGLEFAQGIAAGDLTARLTVLSNDETGRLTGALRDMQVKLSDVIKKIIVSSQSLALSSGEINSTSISLSESANEQAANVEEVSSSMEEMGATITQNAENARITDDIARKTSKQAEEGGKAVYETVAAMNMIADKITVIEEIAYQTNLLALNAAIEAARAGEHGKGFAVVAGEVRKLAERSQAAAKEIGDLAGKSVAIAERAGKFLDEIIPDIIRTSDLVQDITEASKQQDDGVSQINKAMEQLNEITQSTASASEELASTSELLKSHALQLQTVTGFFKIQTIEETEEGDDTTTKLIGHGTDTAVEIEKLHELMMKGIITKKEFRKKKEQYLTT